In a genomic window of Halalkalibacillus sediminis:
- a CDS encoding VOC family protein: MKVHRIDHVGVIVNDLSAAKEFFLDFGLEMLGEGEVEGEWVERIIGLNDVKETVVMLGAPGGQATLELVKFHKPVDEKGIQQSFANTLGLRHIAFAVEDIESIVAKMKKKGTELIGEIQNYEDTYKLCYVRGPEGIILELAEKIE, translated from the coding sequence ATGAAGGTTCATAGGATAGACCATGTAGGTGTAATTGTAAATGATCTCTCTGCTGCTAAAGAATTTTTTCTCGATTTTGGGCTGGAAATGTTAGGAGAAGGAGAAGTGGAAGGTGAGTGGGTAGAACGAATAATTGGACTTAATGACGTTAAAGAGACGGTTGTCATGTTAGGGGCACCGGGTGGCCAAGCAACTTTGGAGCTGGTCAAATTCCATAAGCCGGTAGATGAAAAAGGTATTCAGCAATCTTTTGCAAATACTTTGGGTCTCCGGCATATTGCATTTGCTGTTGAAGATATAGAATCCATTGTTGCCAAAATGAAAAAGAAGGGCACCGAACTTATTGGTGAGATACAAAACTATGAAGACACTTATAAATTATGCTACGTTCGTGGACCTGAAGGAATTATTTTAGAGTTGGCGGAAAAGATCGAGTAA
- a CDS encoding DUF4871 domain-containing protein has product MKGKIFILVLIILLAVLVACKEQEESKIWEVSPTFHIPVTFNDGTEGEYLLIGEEEKAGFLVGSGEKGEAVARPIIANRGNKYMWHFGGADDDITGDFKVVGVNEEGEEHPVLLSGLDETVWEYPGISLSPNNGADSHTPSGMKFPSSGLWKLKVHFDEELFAEVTVDVEEG; this is encoded by the coding sequence ATGAAAGGCAAAATCTTTATCTTGGTTCTAATAATCCTTTTAGCAGTATTGGTTGCTTGTAAGGAACAAGAAGAAAGCAAAATTTGGGAAGTTAGTCCAACTTTTCATATCCCTGTAACCTTTAATGATGGTACTGAAGGTGAATATCTCTTAATTGGGGAAGAAGAAAAAGCCGGATTTTTGGTAGGTTCAGGAGAAAAAGGTGAAGCGGTAGCGCGCCCAATAATAGCAAATAGGGGCAATAAGTATATGTGGCATTTTGGGGGTGCAGATGATGATATTACTGGTGATTTCAAGGTTGTAGGTGTAAATGAAGAGGGAGAGGAACACCCTGTTTTACTATCAGGACTCGATGAAACAGTATGGGAGTATCCAGGTATTAGTCTTTCTCCAAACAATGGTGCTGATTCCCATACGCCATCTGGTATGAAGTTCCCATCAAGTGGGTTATGGAAACTTAAAGTACATTTTGATGAGGAATTATTCGCTGAAGTAACTGTTGATGTTGAGGAAGGTTAA
- a CDS encoding VOC family protein — protein MNFREFGLILFVEEYEKCIKFYRDVLKLSIRNIKESLVAFDLPNGYLMVEKGGVGSVQEKQREQNPTVLRFDVESLDTEVKRLEKNGVLFMHKNLEFDWGAISVFKDPDGNRIELGEINTSSGSYTSN, from the coding sequence GTGAATTTTAGAGAATTTGGATTGATATTATTTGTGGAAGAATACGAAAAATGCATCAAATTTTATAGAGATGTTTTGAAATTATCCATAAGAAATATTAAAGAATCGTTAGTTGCTTTTGATCTACCTAATGGTTATTTAATGGTAGAAAAAGGTGGAGTTGGTTCGGTTCAAGAAAAACAAAGAGAGCAGAATCCAACCGTACTACGTTTTGATGTAGAGTCCTTAGATACAGAAGTGAAAAGGTTAGAGAAAAACGGTGTTCTTTTTATGCATAAAAACTTGGAATTTGATTGGGGAGCTATTTCGGTTTTTAAAGACCCTGATGGAAATAGAATTGAGCTAGGGGAAATCAATACTTCAAGTGGTTCATATACCTCTAATTAA
- a CDS encoding phosphotransferase encodes MNLRELTRLSKDYAIKPVIGVQNITEGNTSEALTVITLDQKYILRKVKDREQAITEYHISEELNKRNVSPKILLSNNKEPFITINDSVYNLQIYIEHSQKPKEINFYQLGQTISLFHSSVHKVNGVHEQQDRFNLNKIWNELNKIDEVSTINFKDQLTFKVDQCSNINHDNNCFIHGDLGIWNLIFSQKDIYIIDFGEVRRGNNHFDISAVITSSLDWNQNDNHIATYLTCFKNGYISNFQDFNWSVLRENITLWFTRGMVALLLNNGINDKTCMHAELMMERRERLDDIITTNFIKTE; translated from the coding sequence TTGAATTTGCGTGAATTAACAAGGCTTTCTAAGGATTATGCTATAAAGCCAGTTATTGGTGTTCAAAATATAACTGAAGGTAATACTTCAGAAGCTTTAACAGTCATCACATTAGATCAAAAATACATATTAAGAAAAGTGAAAGACAGGGAGCAAGCGATTACCGAATATCATATTTCAGAAGAATTAAACAAGCGGAATGTATCCCCTAAGATTTTGTTGAGCAACAATAAAGAACCTTTTATAACAATCAACGATAGTGTATATAACCTACAAATATATATCGAGCATAGTCAAAAACCAAAAGAAATAAACTTTTATCAATTAGGACAAACCATATCTCTGTTCCATTCATCAGTACATAAAGTTAATGGTGTACATGAGCAACAAGACCGATTTAATCTAAACAAAATTTGGAACGAACTTAACAAAATTGATGAAGTCTCCACAATAAACTTTAAAGACCAGTTAACTTTTAAGGTAGATCAATGTTCTAACATCAATCATGATAACAACTGCTTTATTCATGGGGATTTAGGAATCTGGAACCTGATTTTTAGTCAAAAAGATATCTATATAATTGATTTTGGTGAAGTAAGAAGAGGGAACAACCATTTTGATATAAGTGCTGTGATTACATCCTCATTGGATTGGAACCAAAATGACAATCACATAGCAACATACTTAACGTGTTTTAAGAACGGTTATATATCAAACTTTCAAGATTTTAATTGGTCCGTGCTTAGAGAAAATATTACTTTATGGTTCACTAGGGGAATGGTTGCCTTATTACTTAATAACGGGATTAACGATAAAACTTGTATGCATGCTGAGTTAATGATGGAGAGGCGAGAAAGGCTAGATGATATTATTACTACAAATTTCATAAAGACAGAATGA